A genomic stretch from Festucalex cinctus isolate MCC-2025b chromosome 13, RoL_Fcin_1.0, whole genome shotgun sequence includes:
- the LOC144033171 gene encoding claudin-4-like, whose protein sequence is MKAKLEILAMVLGFLGLFGVVAATAMPMWRVSAFIGANLIVMEVLWEGLWMNCYNQADIKMQCKVYDSLLILPPELQAARGLMVVAIVVVVIALIVAGFSMQRSICCQDNARAKNITAAFAGSLFLLACLLTMVPVCWVAHTVIRNFYNPVVVDSRKRELGASLFLGWATCAVLLATGCVLLLIYSKRRAKEYAPYTGSYLLAARDGASVRSSRAPSSFHKYQEYV, encoded by the coding sequence ATGAAGGCCAAGCTGGAGATCCTGGCCATGGTCTTGGGCTTCCTGGGCCTGTTCGGCGTGGTGGCGGCCACGGCCATGCCCATGTGGCGCGTGTCGGCGTTCATCGGCGCCAACCTCATCGTGATGGAGGTGCTGTGGGAGGGCCTGTGGATGAACTGCTACAACCAGGCCGACATCAAGATGCAGTGCAAGGTGTACGACTCGCTGCTCATCCTGCCGCCCGAGCTGCAGGCGGCGCGCGGGCTGATGGTGGTCGCCATCGTGGTGGTGGTCATCGCCTTGATCGTGGCCGGCTTCTCCATGCAGAGGAGCATCTGCTGCCAGGACAACGCCAGGGCCAAGAACATCACGGCCGCCTTCGCCGGGAGCTTGTTCCTGCTGGCCTGCCTGCTGACGATGGTGCCCGTGTGCTGGGTGGCGCACACCGTCATCCGCAACTTCTACAACCCGGTGGTGGTGGACTCGCGCAAGCGGGAGCTGGGGGCCTCGCTCTTCCTCGGATGGGCCACCTGCGCCGTCCTGCTGGCCACCGGCTGCGTCCTGCTGCTCATCTACAGCAAGCGGCGCGCCAAGGAGTACGCGCCCTACACGGGCTCCTACCTGCTGGCCGCCAGGGACGGCGCCAGCGTGCGCAGCAGCAGGGCGCCGTCCAGTTTTCACAAGTATCAGGAATACGTGTGA
- the LOC144033273 gene encoding rho guanine nucleotide exchange factor TIAM1-like isoform X2, with amino-acid sequence MSSLKWSHPRKRSCDSVFDMLHLNTEQVAAFCRSLHDMNPAECTSSSSPSPDSPFPPALRQLSDADKLRKVISELVETERTYVKDLNCLIGRYLNPLQKETFLTQDELDVLFGNLPEMVEFQVEFLKTLEDGTRLVPDLDKLERVDQFKKILFSLGGSFLYYADRFKIYSAFCASHTKVPKVLVKAKSDPDFKAFLDERNPKQQHSSTLESYLIKPIQRVLKYPLLLRELYSLTDPDSEEHYHLDVAMKAMNKVASHINEMQKIHEEFGAVFDQLITEQSGDKKEVADLSMGDLLLHTSVSWINPPASLGKWKKEPQMTTFVFKTAVVFVCKDGSKQKKKMGSSHRGSTSSEDKDPFRYRHMIATDALQVRPLANADGEGTSVCEIVHTKSESEGRPERAFQLCCSSPESRKDFVKTVHSILREKHRRQLLKTESLPLSQQYVPFGGKRLCALKGARPVINRAASAPTRTLGRRKLVRNRFTIDTDIVTDGDPKRDPGSPSGPEDERTEPERDHLPSPSSEAADTDRWVEEQFDLKEYEDPEEVKETDILSDEDDGLRLDASVAELSLRGEAAADGDTEEQADPDTVWVPRESSPD; translated from the exons ATGTCCTCTCTCAAGTGGAGTCACCCCAGGAAGCGCTCGTGCGACTCGGTCTTTGACATGCTTCATCTG AATACGGAGCAAGTGGCCGCCTTCTGCCGCAGCCTCCATGACATGAATCCCGCCGAATGCACGTCCTCGTCCTCGCCCAGCCCCGACTCGCCTTTCCCGCCGGCGCTCCGGCAGCTCTCGGACGCCGACAAGCTGCGCAAGGTCATCAGCGAGCTGGTGGAGACGGAGCGCACCTACGTCAAA GACCTCAACTGCCTGATTGGGAGATATTTAAACCCGCTGCAGAAAGAGACCTTCCTCACTCAAGACGAG CTGGATGTTCTCTTTGGAAATCTTCCAGAAATGGTGGAGTTCCAGGTGGAATTCCTCAAGACTCTGGAGGACGGAACCCGTCTGGTTCCCGatctggacaagctggagagagTGGACCAGTTTAAA AAAATCCTTTTCTCCCTGGGAGGCTCGTTCCTCTACTACGCCGACCGCTTTAAGATCTACAGTGCGTTCTGCGCCAGCCACACCAAAGTCCCGAAGGTCCTCGTTAAGG CCAAAAGCGACCCCGACTTCAAGGCCTTCCTGGACGAGCGCAACCCCAAGCAGCAGCATTCGTCCACGCTGGAGTCGTATCTGATCAAGCCCATCCAGAGGGTCCTCAAGTACCCTCTTCTTCTCAGGGAGCTCTACTCGCTCACCGACCCCGACAGCGAGGAGCATTACCACTTGGATG TCGCCATGAAGGCCATGAACAAAGTGGCCAGCCACATAAACGAGATGCAGAAGATCCACGAGGAGTTTGGCGCCGTGTTTGACCAGCTCATCACCGAGCAGAGCGGCGACAAGAAGGAG GTTGCTGACTTGTCCATGGGCGATCTGCTGCTCCACACCAGCGTGTCCTGGATTAACCCACCTGCCTCCTTGGGAAAGTGGAAGAAAGAACCCCAGATGACCACTTTTG TGTTCAAAACGgcagttgtgtttgtgtgcaaggACGGAtccaaacagaaaaagaaaatg GGCAGCTCCCACCGAGGTTCTACGTCTTCGGAAGACAAAGACCCCTTCCGGTATCGTCATATGATTGCGACAGACGCCCTCCAAGTTCGACCGTTGGCTAATGCAG ACGGCGAGGGCACGTCCGTGTGCGAGATCGTCCACACAAAGTCGGAATCGGAAGGCCGGCCGGAGCGAGCCTTCCAACTGTGTTGTAG CTCGCCGGAGAGCCGCAAAGACTTCGTCAAGACGGTGCACTCCATCCTGCGGGAGAAGCACCGGCGGCAGCTGCTGAAGACGGAGAGCCTGCCGCTCAGCCAGCAGTACGTTCCCTTCGGAGGGAAGCGCCTGTGCGCGCTCAAGGGCGCTCGGCCCGTCATAAACCGGGCAG CATCTGCACCAACCCGAACCCTCGGTCGGAGGAAGCTGGTGCGCAACCGTTTCACCATCGACACCGACATCGTCACCGACGGCGATCCCAAGCGGGACCCGGGCTCGCCTTCGGGGCCCGAGGACGAGCGGACGGAGCCGGAGCGCGACCACCTTCCGTCGCCGTCGTCGGAAGCGGCCGACACGGACCGCTGGGTGGAAGAACAGTTCGACCTCAAAGAGTACGAAGACCCCGAGGAGGTGAAGGAGACGGACATCCTGAGCGACGAGGACGACGGGCTCCGCCTGGACGCCTCCGTGGCCGAGTTGTCCCTGCGAGGCGAGGCAGCGGCGGACGGCGACACGGAAGAGCAGGCGGACCCGGATACCGTTTGGGTCCCGCGGGAAAGCTCGCCCGACTGA